The Aureispira anguillae genome contains a region encoding:
- a CDS encoding T9SS type A sorting domain-containing protein, producing the protein MKIHIFLALLCLWLLSTGSAVGQTDFTLKFKVWKNTANAANYLGEYHFNAGHPHNFGNSVPPSITSQLCPGDRLVLENRCIYKGNPHSFHGGSTTAGGNNRYGECTIGLTSSNHCSSTNNPNYILHLADISSISTYNSSLPTYQSWSNWNYGTQKTITLPRYNSTATNGNIYLAISAGFFANKVNNCGCGARYYFIGLNLKRGVDPIGDQSICSGDAVNLGLNPNYSYTNWSPNNPNGTPLNTTTDYTVNVTNTATGCSITDEFEIKVHSPTQELITTTVLCYTESLLLTSQNLPDLTSKIIVDGEVIYDVLAGINLLPLTISGSIQGAGVINIEYVYWVDDRYSAICTKTYQLLIDEQIITDLQSSYPICGGYFQPICINSSGSPQPNVMYQWSSGGNLLSTNSCFTPTAYGNYSLYAYTPAGCFITRSFNVYDPGVGIEAPEDITYCSLTETPPSVIGWDQNPFSLTTFYGISWSYQDLNGTVTTIPTSGGHYQIPYMGDGTYTASVVTGNGCSEVFTITVMDALQTFNSHPAAQFNTITLGGNQFACSPLASVPGSDIWEVLDAAGNLVPHIPYPSNNPYGIKYTSLTGAPYTVILKRYLFDECIIYTCSNKGMERIQERNQSIDITKELTVSTFPNPTNGLVNIQLSNASKPNTSIQVMNSLGQVILETEVQEQHNIELDLSKENSGVYMIQLTNGEDKLIEKIIKQ; encoded by the coding sequence ATGAAAATTCATATTTTTTTAGCGCTTCTTTGTCTTTGGCTCCTCTCTACAGGAAGTGCCGTTGGGCAAACTGATTTTACTTTAAAATTCAAAGTTTGGAAAAACACTGCCAATGCAGCCAATTACCTTGGTGAGTACCATTTTAATGCAGGTCATCCTCATAATTTTGGAAATTCTGTGCCCCCCAGTATTACGAGTCAATTATGCCCAGGAGATCGTTTAGTTTTAGAAAATCGCTGTATCTATAAGGGAAATCCACATTCTTTTCATGGAGGTTCAACAACGGCTGGAGGCAATAATCGATATGGAGAATGCACAATTGGTTTAACCAGTAGCAACCACTGTTCAAGTACTAATAATCCTAATTATATCCTTCACTTGGCAGACATTAGCTCTATTTCGACTTATAATTCTAGTTTGCCAACCTACCAAAGCTGGTCCAACTGGAATTATGGCACCCAAAAAACAATTACGCTTCCTCGCTATAATTCTACCGCAACAAACGGAAATATCTACCTTGCTATTTCTGCGGGATTCTTTGCAAATAAGGTTAACAATTGCGGTTGTGGGGCACGTTATTATTTTATTGGGCTTAACCTCAAAAGAGGTGTAGACCCCATTGGCGATCAAAGCATTTGTTCAGGAGATGCTGTCAATCTAGGGTTAAATCCAAACTACAGCTATACCAACTGGAGTCCTAACAACCCAAATGGAACACCCCTCAATACAACAACAGATTATACAGTAAATGTAACCAATACTGCGACAGGATGTTCGATTACTGATGAGTTTGAAATCAAAGTTCACAGCCCTACCCAAGAACTTATTACAACAACGGTTTTATGTTATACCGAAAGCCTTTTGCTTACTAGTCAAAATTTGCCCGATCTTACCTCAAAAATTATTGTTGATGGCGAAGTCATTTATGATGTATTGGCAGGCATTAATTTATTGCCCTTAACGATTAGTGGCTCCATACAAGGTGCAGGAGTGATTAATATTGAATATGTATATTGGGTAGATGATCGCTACAGTGCCATTTGTACCAAAACATACCAACTCCTAATTGACGAGCAAATTATCACAGATTTACAAAGTAGTTATCCGATTTGTGGTGGTTATTTCCAACCTATTTGCATCAATAGCAGTGGATCACCACAGCCCAATGTAATGTATCAATGGTCAAGTGGAGGAAATCTACTCTCAACGAATAGCTGTTTTACGCCAACAGCTTATGGAAACTATTCCCTATATGCCTATACCCCAGCAGGCTGTTTTATAACCCGCAGCTTTAATGTCTATGATCCAGGAGTAGGAATTGAAGCGCCCGAAGATATAACCTATTGTTCCTTGACCGAAACTCCTCCAAGTGTGATTGGGTGGGATCAAAATCCTTTTTCGTTAACAACATTCTATGGTATTTCTTGGAGTTATCAAGACTTGAATGGAACTGTAACTACAATACCTACTTCTGGAGGACACTATCAGATACCTTACATGGGAGATGGTACGTACACCGCTTCTGTTGTGACAGGCAATGGGTGTTCAGAGGTATTCACCATCACAGTAATGGATGCACTGCAAACGTTTAACAGCCATCCTGCTGCCCAGTTTAATACAATAACATTAGGAGGAAATCAATTCGCTTGTTCCCCCTTGGCTAGTGTACCAGGGTCAGATATATGGGAAGTTTTAGACGCAGCTGGCAATCTTGTTCCACACATTCCCTATCCCAGTAATAATCCGTATGGAATTAAATATACCTCTTTGACAGGAGCGCCCTATACCGTTATTTTAAAAAGATACCTCTTTGATGAATGTATCATTTACACTTGCTCAAATAAAGGCATGGAACGAATCCAAGAACGAAATCAGTCTATCGATATCACCAAGGAATTAACAGTTAGCACGTTTCCTAATCCAACAAATGGATTGGTCAATATCCAATTATCAAACGCATCTAAGCCCAATACTTCTATTCAGGTAATGAATAGTTTAGGGCAGGTAATTTTAGAAACCGAAGTACAAGAACAGCACAACATTGAACTTGACTTAAGTAAAGAAAATAGTGGCGTTTATATGATCCAACTCACCAATGGAGAGGATAAATTGATTGAGAAAATAATTAAACAATAA